Proteins encoded within one genomic window of Lepus europaeus isolate LE1 unplaced genomic scaffold, mLepTim1.pri SCAFFOLD_105, whole genome shotgun sequence:
- the LOC133754434 gene encoding AP-3 complex subunit delta-1, whose amino-acid sequence MALKMVKGSIDRMFDKNLQDLVRGIRNHKEDEAKYISQCIDEIKQELKQDSIAVKANAVCKLTYLQMLGYDISWAAFNIIEVMSASKFTFKRIGYLAASQCFHEGTDVIMLTTNQIRKDLSSPSQHDTGVALTGLSCFVTPDLARDLANDIMTLMSHTKPYIRKKAVLIMYKVFLKHPESLRPAFPRLKEKLEDPDPGVQSAAVNVICELARRNPKNYLSLAPLFFKLMTSSTNNWVLIKIIKLFGALTPLEPRLGKKLIEPLTNLIHSTSAMSLLYECVNTVIAVLISLSSGMPNHSASIQLCVQKLRILIEDSDQNLKYLGLLAMSKILKTHPKSVQSHKDLVLQCLDDKDESIRLRALDLLYGMVSKKNLMEIVKKLMAHVDKAEGTGYRDELLTKIIDICSQSNYQHITNFEWYISILVELTRLEGTRHGHLIAAQMLDVAIRVKAIRRFAVSQMSALLDSAHLVASSTQRNGICEVLYAAAWICGEFSE is encoded by the exons ATGGCCCTCAAGATGGTCAAGGGCAGCATCGACCGCATGTTTGACAAGAACCTGCAAGACCTGGTCCGCGGCATCCGCAACCACAAGGAGGACGAG GCGAAGTACATCTCGCAGTGCATTGACGAGATCAAGCAGGAGCTGAAGCAGGACAGCATCGCCGTGAAGGCCAACGCCGTCTGCAAGCTGACCTAC TTACAGATGCTGGGATACGATATCAGCTGGGCCGCCTTCAACATCATCGAAGTGATGAGCGCCTCCAAGTTCACGTTCAAG CGCATCGGCTACCTCGCGGCTTCCCAGTGCTTCCACGAAGGCACCGACGTCATCATGCTGACGACCAATCAGATCCGGAAG GACCTGAGCAGCCCCAGCCAGCACGACACTGGAGTTGCACTGACGGGTCTCTCCTGTTTTGTTACCCCAGATCTTGCCAGAGACTTGGCAAATGACATCATGACCCTG ATGTCGCACACGAAGCCCTACATCAGGAAGAAGGCCGTGCTGATCATGTACAAGGTGTTCCTGAAGCACCCCGAGTCGCTGCGCCCCGCCTTCCCCCGGCTGAAGGAGAAGCTGGAGGACCCCGACCCTG GGGTGCAGTCTGCGGCCGTCAATGTCATCTGCGAGCTGGCCCGGCGCAACCCCAAGAACTACCTGTCCCTGGCCCCGCTGTTCTTCAAGTTGATGACGTCGTCCACCAACAACTGGGTGCTCATCAAGATCATCAAGCTG TTCGGCGCTCTGACCCCGCTGGAGCCGAGGCTGGGCAAGAAGCTGATCGAGCCCCTCACCAACCTCATCCACAG CACGTCGGCCATGTCCCTCCTCTATGAATGTGTGAACACTGTGATCGCAG TGCTCATCTCCCTGTCCTCGGGCATGCCcaaccacagcgccagcatccag CTCTGTGTTCAGAAGTTGAGGATATTAATAGAAGACTCTGACCAGAACT TGAAGTACCTGGGGCTGCTGGCCATGTCCAAGATCCTGAAGACACACCCCAAGTCCGTGCAGTCCCACAAAGACCTCGTGCTGCAGTGCCTGGACGACAAGGACGAGTCCATCCGCCTGCGCGCCCTGGACCTGCTCTACGGGATG GTGTCCAAGAAGAACCTGATGGAGATCGTGAAGAAGCTGATGGCACACGTGGACAAGGCCGAGGGCACCGGCTACCGGGACGAGCTGCTCACCAAGATCATCGACATCTGCAGCCAGTCCAACTACCAGCACATCACCAACTTCGAGTG GTACATCAGCATCCTGGTGGAGCTGACCCGGCTGGAGGGCACGCGCCACGGCCACCTCATCGCCGCCCAGATGCTGGACGTGGCCATCCGCGTGAAGGCCATCCGCAGGTTTGCCGTGTCGCAGATGTCCGCGCTGCTCGACAGCGCGCACCTGGTGGCCAGCAGCACGCAGCGGAACGGCATCTGCGAGGTGCTCTACGCCGCCGCCTGGATCTGTGGGGAGTTCTCGGAGTGa